The following coding sequences lie in one Burkholderia cepacia genomic window:
- the gcvH gene encoding glycine cleavage system protein GcvH, whose amino-acid sequence MSEVRYTESHEWLRLETDGSATVGITDHAQSQLGDLVYVALPGEGDAFEQHAEAATVESVKAAGEVKMPVSGTVLAANDALGDTPSLVNEAAEGDGWFFRMRIDRPEQLAGLMDAAAYRAYIGE is encoded by the coding sequence ATGAGCGAGGTCAGGTACACCGAATCCCACGAATGGCTGCGTCTGGAAACCGACGGTAGCGCGACGGTCGGCATCACCGATCATGCGCAGTCGCAGCTGGGCGATCTGGTCTATGTCGCGCTGCCCGGAGAAGGCGATGCGTTCGAGCAGCACGCCGAAGCGGCCACCGTCGAATCGGTCAAAGCGGCCGGCGAGGTCAAGATGCCGGTGTCCGGCACCGTGCTGGCGGCGAACGACGCCCTCGGCGACACGCCGAGCCTCGTCAACGAAGCGGCGGAAGGCGACGGCTGGTTCTTCCGGATGCGCATCGACCGCCCGGAACAACTGGCCGGCCTGATGGACGCCGCCGCCTATCGCGCGTATATCGGCGAATGA
- a CDS encoding LysR family transcriptional regulator, whose protein sequence is MKQLQDVDLKLLRIFMTIVKCGGFSAAQAALNVSQSTISEQMTSLETRLGVKLCERGRSGFRLTEHGVATYESAQRLLVAVEAFCMDTHALKQRISGKLHLGIIDNTVTDTDAVLPRALRQFVSRGHDVQLDIYIGTPAELEARVLDGRLHIAIGHFPLTVAGLSYTHLYDEPDGLYCSRYHPLFSSDATGDALIERIRQSQVVARAFLQQRDLQLLESGSAAATVDNVEAQAILILTGAYIGFLPTHYAKQWVDAGRMRQIAAEHLTSTWPFSSITRRGAAQPTVLRAFVDDLMAHAGRHAPSPDR, encoded by the coding sequence ATGAAGCAACTGCAGGACGTCGACCTGAAACTGCTCAGGATTTTCATGACCATCGTGAAATGCGGCGGCTTCTCCGCCGCGCAGGCGGCGCTGAACGTGAGCCAGTCGACCATCAGCGAACAGATGACGAGCCTCGAAACGCGCCTGGGCGTCAAGCTGTGCGAACGTGGGCGCAGCGGCTTTCGTCTGACGGAACACGGCGTCGCGACCTACGAATCCGCGCAGCGCCTGTTGGTCGCCGTCGAGGCGTTCTGCATGGACACCCATGCGCTCAAGCAGCGCATCTCGGGCAAGCTCCATCTCGGCATCATCGACAACACGGTCACCGACACCGACGCCGTGCTGCCGCGCGCGCTGCGCCAGTTCGTGTCGCGCGGCCACGACGTCCAGCTCGACATCTACATCGGTACGCCGGCCGAACTCGAGGCGCGCGTGCTCGACGGGCGGCTGCACATCGCGATCGGCCACTTTCCGCTGACCGTCGCCGGCCTGTCCTACACGCACCTGTACGACGAACCCGACGGGCTCTACTGCAGCCGCTATCACCCGCTGTTCTCGAGCGACGCCACCGGCGATGCGCTGATCGAGCGTATCCGGCAGAGCCAGGTGGTCGCCCGCGCGTTCCTGCAGCAGCGCGACCTGCAACTGCTCGAAAGCGGCAGCGCCGCCGCGACCGTCGACAACGTCGAAGCGCAGGCGATACTGATCCTGACCGGCGCCTATATCGGCTTTCTGCCCACGCACTACGCGAAGCAATGGGTCGATGCCGGCCGGATGCGCCAGATCGCCGCGGAACACCTGACGTCGACGTGGCCGTTCTCGTCGATCACTCGGCGCGGCGCCGCGCAGCCGACCGTGTTGCGTGCGTTCGTCGACGATCTGATGGCACACGCGGGCCGTCACGCCCCGTCCCCGGACAGATAG
- the speB gene encoding agmatinase: MQNNSYEKGRLNLPFVGHCTFAKAPVCLDWEHIDADVAILGAPNDMGTQWRSGARFGPRGIREASTLFSFGHAGAYDHEDDALYLTEDQVRMVDVGDADIVHTDMATSNANIELAVRKILASGAMPVVLGGDHSVHAPVIKAFEGRGPIHIVHFDAHLDFVDERHGVRYGHGNPLRRASEMDHIVGMTQLGIRNVSSSNRSDYDAARAAGSSILSVRDVRRLGTEGVLEQIPQRGAYYITIDIDGFDPSIAPGTGTPSHGGFQYYEVLEIIQALAKRSRGNIIGMDLVEVAPAYDPTGTTSILAAQLLMNSIGFIFHARSLAKGR; the protein is encoded by the coding sequence ATGCAGAACAACAGCTATGAGAAAGGCAGGCTGAACCTGCCGTTCGTCGGTCACTGCACGTTCGCGAAAGCGCCGGTGTGTCTCGACTGGGAGCACATCGACGCGGACGTCGCGATCCTCGGTGCACCGAACGACATGGGCACCCAGTGGCGCTCAGGCGCGCGCTTCGGCCCGCGCGGCATCCGCGAAGCGTCGACGCTGTTCTCGTTCGGACACGCAGGTGCATACGATCACGAGGACGACGCGCTCTACCTGACCGAGGACCAGGTCCGGATGGTGGACGTCGGCGATGCCGACATCGTGCACACCGACATGGCCACCAGTAACGCGAACATCGAACTGGCCGTGCGCAAGATCCTCGCCTCCGGCGCGATGCCGGTGGTGCTCGGCGGCGATCATTCGGTGCATGCGCCGGTGATCAAGGCGTTCGAAGGGCGCGGGCCGATTCACATCGTGCATTTCGATGCGCACCTCGACTTCGTCGACGAGCGCCACGGCGTGCGGTATGGGCACGGCAATCCGCTGCGCCGCGCGTCTGAAATGGATCATATCGTCGGCATGACGCAGCTCGGCATCCGCAACGTGTCGTCGTCGAACCGCAGCGACTATGACGCGGCGCGCGCCGCGGGTTCCAGCATCCTGTCGGTGCGTGACGTTCGGCGGCTCGGCACCGAAGGCGTGCTCGAACAGATTCCGCAGCGCGGTGCGTACTACATCACGATCGACATCGACGGCTTCGATCCGTCGATCGCGCCGGGGACGGGCACGCCGAGCCACGGAGGTTTCCAGTACTACGAAGTGCTCGAGATCATCCAGGCCCTCGCGAAACGCAGCCGCGGCAACATCATCGGCATGGATCTGGTGGAAGTGGCGCCGGCCTACGACCCGACCGGTACGACTTCGATTCTCGCTGCGCAGTTGCTGATGAACAGCATCGGCTTCATTTTCCACGCACGCAGTCTCGCGAAGGGGCGCTGA
- a CDS encoding aldehyde dehydrogenase family protein yields MDAVVAQYLDRHGVSQATRSFLATPMKMFIGGAWVDGSDGQFGTVTEPSTEGVITQIPFATTDDLDRAVAAARHQFDRGEWRRLKPLERERLLHRLADLIEAHADELAEIESIDMGKSVAQARAIDIQGTVDTFRYFAGWASKLHGRTVEPSLPGNYFAYTRKEPIGVVGAIVPWNYPLQTMAWKLAAALAVGCTTVVKPAELTSLSTLRFAELVQEAGIPDGVVNIVTGRGSVIGAAMANHPGIDKLTFTGSTPVGRTVGQNAVQHIKRVTLELGGKSPVLVLDDADIGAAAQAVANGVFFNSGQVCDAGTRAYVHRDIYDRFLAALADYTSTLKIAPGLDRDCFISPLVSARQKDTVLSYVEAGRREGAEICYGGRPQAGPGHFVEPTIFANCRNDMRIVREEIFGPVLVTAPFDTLDEAVTLANDSAFGLAAAIYSNDLGRVHGLIPQLQAGTVYVNAHSTIDPALPFGGFKTSGFGKDLGPEQLDYLMETKTVCMTLP; encoded by the coding sequence ATGGATGCCGTTGTAGCGCAATATCTCGATCGCCATGGCGTTTCGCAGGCGACCCGCAGTTTTCTGGCAACGCCGATGAAGATGTTCATCGGCGGCGCGTGGGTGGATGGCAGCGACGGTCAGTTCGGCACCGTCACCGAACCGTCGACCGAAGGCGTCATCACGCAGATCCCGTTCGCGACGACCGACGATCTCGATCGTGCGGTAGCCGCCGCGCGTCACCAGTTCGATCGCGGCGAATGGCGCCGCCTGAAGCCGCTCGAGCGCGAGCGGCTGCTGCACCGGCTGGCCGACCTGATCGAAGCTCACGCGGACGAACTGGCCGAAATCGAATCGATCGACATGGGCAAGTCCGTCGCGCAAGCCCGCGCGATCGACATCCAGGGCACCGTCGACACGTTCCGCTATTTCGCCGGCTGGGCGTCGAAGCTGCATGGGCGTACGGTCGAGCCGTCGCTGCCCGGCAATTATTTTGCCTATACGCGCAAGGAACCGATCGGCGTCGTCGGCGCGATCGTGCCGTGGAACTACCCGTTGCAGACCATGGCGTGGAAGCTGGCGGCCGCGCTGGCGGTCGGCTGCACGACCGTGGTCAAGCCGGCCGAGCTCACGTCGCTGTCGACGCTGCGCTTCGCCGAGCTGGTCCAGGAAGCCGGCATTCCGGACGGCGTGGTCAATATCGTGACCGGTCGCGGCAGCGTGATCGGCGCCGCGATGGCGAATCATCCGGGCATCGACAAGCTGACCTTCACCGGTTCGACGCCGGTCGGACGCACGGTCGGGCAGAACGCGGTGCAGCACATCAAGCGCGTGACGCTGGAACTCGGCGGGAAGTCGCCGGTGCTCGTGCTCGACGATGCCGATATCGGCGCCGCCGCGCAGGCGGTGGCCAACGGCGTGTTCTTCAACTCCGGGCAGGTGTGCGATGCCGGCACGCGCGCGTATGTTCACCGCGATATCTACGACCGCTTTCTCGCGGCGCTGGCCGACTACACGTCGACGCTGAAGATCGCGCCCGGCCTCGATCGCGACTGCTTCATCAGCCCGCTCGTATCGGCGCGGCAGAAGGATACGGTGCTGTCGTACGTCGAAGCCGGCCGTCGCGAAGGTGCGGAAATCTGCTATGGCGGGCGTCCGCAGGCAGGCCCCGGCCACTTCGTCGAACCGACGATCTTCGCGAACTGCCGCAACGACATGCGCATCGTCCGCGAGGAGATTTTCGGGCCGGTGCTCGTGACCGCGCCGTTCGACACGCTCGATGAGGCCGTTACGCTCGCGAACGATTCGGCGTTCGGCCTGGCCGCGGCGATTTATTCGAACGACCTCGGCCGCGTGCACGGGCTGATTCCGCAGTTGCAGGCGGGCACGGTCTACGTGAATGCGCACAGCACAATCGATCCGGCGCTACCGTTCGGCGGATTCAAGACGTCCGGATTCGGCAAGGACCTCGGACCCGAGCAGCTCGACTACCTGATGGAGACCAAGACGGTTTGCATGACGCTGCCCTGA
- a CDS encoding purine-cytosine permease family protein: protein MQAETNVLKAPRGDHGAIEAHSIDFVPESERTDRLASQGPFWFVGNFTFFTMTIGFVGPSVGLDAFWTTVAGTLGIMFGTLFMAFHGSQGPHLGLPQMIQSRAQFGYRGVVLVLLATLFVFAGFNIVNLVLMMQGLKTLFHWDPMRVALVVTVPATILAILGHDWMHRTFKWSLYLSLPLYGLVTLAVLTGWIHDAPAAAAAGSAPAVRLGFNWTGFIAQFAAAASYNIAYAPYVSDYSRYLPKNTPSGRLIAAVFVGASLSGAWMIAVGGWLGAHLHATDVLVALHTVGAGIAPQLGGIVVAITILAFLPVIAMNIYSAKLTAITSVDSFRKIEPTAKVRILAILFVVLLQFGVALRIYESGSGLSVLNIYLVVMLYFLVPWTAVNLTDYFFVRKGRYAVPHFFRPRDSLYGNWGGRGLLSYLIGFVSMIPFFCIFDGDREVYVGPLAKAMGSVDLAWLVGLIVSALVYYVLSRSLDLQREEAEIAQIEAHMPEYTTGEKKRG from the coding sequence ATGCAAGCAGAAACAAACGTATTGAAGGCGCCGCGCGGCGACCACGGCGCCATCGAAGCGCATTCGATCGACTTCGTCCCGGAAAGCGAGCGGACCGACAGGCTGGCCAGCCAGGGGCCGTTCTGGTTCGTCGGGAATTTCACGTTCTTCACGATGACCATCGGCTTCGTCGGGCCGAGCGTCGGCCTCGATGCCTTCTGGACGACCGTCGCCGGCACGCTCGGCATCATGTTCGGCACGCTGTTCATGGCTTTCCACGGCTCGCAGGGGCCGCATCTCGGGTTGCCGCAGATGATCCAGTCGCGCGCGCAGTTCGGCTACCGCGGCGTGGTGCTCGTGCTGTTGGCGACGCTGTTCGTGTTCGCGGGCTTCAACATCGTCAACCTCGTGCTGATGATGCAGGGCCTGAAGACGCTGTTCCATTGGGATCCGATGCGGGTCGCGCTGGTCGTGACGGTGCCGGCCACGATCCTGGCGATCCTCGGCCACGACTGGATGCACCGGACGTTCAAATGGTCGCTGTATCTGTCGCTGCCGCTCTACGGCCTCGTGACGCTGGCCGTGCTGACCGGGTGGATTCATGATGCGCCCGCGGCCGCGGCCGCGGGCAGCGCGCCCGCAGTCCGGCTGGGCTTCAACTGGACCGGCTTCATCGCGCAGTTCGCGGCGGCGGCCAGCTACAACATCGCGTATGCGCCGTACGTGTCGGACTATTCGCGCTACCTGCCGAAGAACACGCCGAGCGGCAGGCTGATTGCCGCGGTGTTCGTCGGCGCGTCGCTGTCCGGTGCGTGGATGATCGCGGTGGGCGGATGGCTTGGTGCACACCTGCACGCGACCGACGTGCTCGTCGCACTCCATACGGTCGGCGCCGGGATCGCGCCGCAACTGGGCGGCATCGTCGTTGCGATCACGATCCTGGCGTTCCTCCCGGTGATCGCGATGAACATCTACAGCGCGAAGCTGACGGCCATCACGAGCGTCGATTCGTTCCGGAAGATCGAGCCGACCGCGAAAGTGCGGATCCTCGCGATCCTGTTCGTCGTGCTGCTGCAGTTCGGCGTCGCACTGCGCATCTACGAATCGGGATCGGGCTTGTCGGTACTCAACATCTATCTGGTCGTGATGCTGTATTTCCTCGTGCCGTGGACGGCGGTCAACCTGACCGACTACTTCTTCGTGCGCAAGGGCCGCTACGCGGTGCCGCATTTCTTCCGTCCGCGCGACAGTCTGTACGGAAACTGGGGTGGGCGCGGCCTGCTGTCCTACCTGATCGGATTCGTGTCGATGATCCCGTTCTTCTGCATCTTCGACGGCGATCGCGAGGTGTACGTCGGCCCGCTCGCGAAGGCGATGGGCAGTGTCGACCTGGCCTGGCTGGTCGGGCTGATCGTGTCGGCGCTCGTGTACTACGTGCTCAGCCGCTCGCTGGACCTGCAGCGCGAGGAAGCGGAAATCGCGCAGATCGAAGCGCACATGCCGGAATACACGACCGGCGAGAAGAAGCGCGGCTGA
- the betA gene encoding choline dehydrogenase produces MTKQYDYIIVGAGSAGCVLANRLTEDSNVSVLVLEYGGSDRSVIIQMPSAFSMPMNTKKFNWHYETAPEPKLDGRRLHCPRGKVLGGSSSINGLVYIRGHACDFDEWESLGARGWGYRNCLPYFRKAEGYKFGGDAYRGADGPLSTNNGNNMQNPLYGAWVEAGAEAGYIKTDDCNGYMQEGFGAMHMTVKNGVRWSTANAYLRPAMQRPNLTVVTHAMTRQIVMEGKRAVGVIYEQGGVRHTVRCSREVLVSSGPIGSPHLLQRSGIGPADVLRQAGIAVVHDLPGVGENLQDHSEIYIQYECKEPVSLNGKMGLFGKAMIGLRWLLFKDGLGASNHFEAGGFIRSEAGLRWPDIQFHFLPAAMRYDGDKPYKGHGFMVLTGPNKPKSRGHVRVRSADPYEHPEIRFNYLDREEDREGFRRCVRLTREIVGQPAMDRFRGVELAPGPDVKTDDEIDAFVRANMESTMHPCGSCRMGEDDMAVVDSELRVRGVQGLRVIDSSVFPTEPNGNLNAPTIMLAERAADLVRGRRMLAPSDAAVGLVEKWEAQQRTGAPKRKVAV; encoded by the coding sequence ATGACTAAGCAATACGACTACATCATCGTGGGCGCCGGGTCGGCCGGCTGCGTGCTGGCCAACCGTCTGACCGAAGATTCGAACGTCAGCGTGCTGGTGCTGGAATACGGCGGCAGCGATCGCAGCGTGATCATCCAGATGCCGAGCGCCTTCTCGATGCCGATGAACACGAAGAAGTTCAACTGGCACTACGAGACCGCGCCCGAGCCGAAGCTGGATGGACGCCGCCTGCACTGCCCGCGCGGCAAGGTGCTCGGCGGCTCGTCGTCGATCAACGGCCTCGTCTATATCCGCGGACATGCGTGTGATTTCGACGAATGGGAATCGCTCGGTGCGCGCGGCTGGGGATACCGCAACTGCCTGCCGTATTTCCGCAAGGCTGAAGGCTACAAGTTCGGCGGCGATGCGTACCGCGGCGCGGACGGCCCGCTCAGCACCAACAACGGCAACAACATGCAGAATCCGTTGTACGGCGCATGGGTGGAAGCGGGCGCCGAGGCGGGCTACATCAAGACCGACGACTGCAACGGCTACATGCAGGAAGGGTTCGGCGCGATGCACATGACGGTCAAGAACGGCGTGCGGTGGTCGACGGCCAACGCGTACCTGCGCCCGGCGATGCAGCGTCCGAACCTGACCGTCGTCACGCACGCGATGACCCGCCAGATCGTGATGGAAGGCAAGCGCGCGGTCGGCGTGATCTATGAACAGGGCGGCGTCCGGCATACGGTGCGCTGCTCGCGCGAAGTGCTGGTGTCGTCCGGGCCGATCGGCTCGCCGCATCTGCTGCAGCGCTCGGGCATCGGGCCGGCCGACGTACTGCGCCAGGCCGGGATCGCGGTCGTGCACGATCTGCCGGGCGTCGGCGAGAACCTGCAGGATCACTCGGAAATCTACATTCAGTACGAGTGCAAGGAACCGGTGTCGCTCAACGGCAAAATGGGCCTGTTCGGCAAGGCGATGATCGGCCTGCGCTGGCTGCTGTTCAAGGACGGGCTCGGCGCGAGCAACCACTTCGAAGCGGGCGGCTTCATCCGGTCCGAAGCAGGCCTGCGCTGGCCGGACATCCAGTTCCATTTCCTGCCGGCGGCCATGCGTTACGACGGCGACAAGCCGTACAAGGGGCACGGCTTCATGGTGCTTACCGGGCCGAACAAGCCGAAGAGCCGCGGGCATGTCCGGGTGCGTTCCGCCGACCCGTACGAACATCCGGAGATCCGCTTCAACTATCTGGATCGGGAAGAGGATCGCGAGGGCTTCCGTCGCTGCGTGCGCCTGACGCGCGAGATCGTCGGGCAGCCGGCGATGGACCGCTTCCGCGGCGTCGAGCTGGCGCCCGGCCCGGACGTAAAGACCGACGACGAAATCGACGCGTTCGTGCGCGCGAACATGGAGAGCACGATGCATCCGTGCGGTTCGTGCCGGATGGGCGAGGACGACATGGCGGTGGTCGATTCGGAACTGCGCGTGCGCGGCGTTCAGGGGCTGCGCGTGATCGATTCGTCGGTATTCCCGACCGAGCCGAACGGGAACCTGAATGCACCAACCATCATGCTCGCCGAGCGCGCCGCCGATCTCGTGCGTGGCCGCAGGATGCTCGCACCGTCCGATGCCGCGGTCGGTTTGGTCGAGAAGTGGGAAGCGCAGCAGCGCACCGGGGCGCCGAAGCGCAAGGTTGCGGTGTAA
- a CDS encoding TetR/AcrR family transcriptional regulator, with protein MRHDEAATEATDSDETSAPLRRRKAHIRESNEAHLLACAEAVFAERGLDGASTAMIAERAGLPKANLHYYFPTKLALYRRVLDDLFEDWHRAAGSFEAGDDPVEAIGGYVRAKMALSQRRPLGSKVWANEIIHGAEHMQDILSERVKPWFDTRVSVIDGWIARGLLAPIDAHALMYLIWATTQHYADFDAQIRALSGKRTFTKKAFDEKTEQVVQLVIRACGAVSPNAKPER; from the coding sequence ATGAGACATGACGAGGCGGCAACCGAAGCCACCGACAGCGACGAAACGTCCGCCCCTTTGCGGCGACGCAAGGCACACATCCGCGAGTCCAACGAAGCGCATCTGCTCGCCTGTGCGGAGGCCGTGTTCGCCGAACGCGGGCTCGACGGCGCGAGCACCGCGATGATCGCGGAACGCGCCGGTTTGCCGAAAGCGAACCTGCATTACTACTTCCCGACGAAGCTCGCGCTGTACCGCCGCGTGCTCGATGACCTGTTCGAGGACTGGCATCGCGCGGCCGGCTCGTTCGAGGCCGGTGACGATCCGGTGGAAGCGATCGGCGGCTACGTGCGCGCGAAGATGGCGCTGTCGCAGCGGCGCCCGCTCGGCTCGAAGGTCTGGGCCAACGAGATCATCCACGGCGCGGAGCACATGCAGGACATCCTGTCGGAACGCGTGAAGCCGTGGTTCGACACGCGCGTGAGCGTGATCGACGGCTGGATCGCACGCGGGCTGCTCGCGCCGATCGACGCGCATGCGCTGATGTACCTGATCTGGGCGACCACGCAGCACTATGCGGATTTCGATGCGCAGATCCGCGCGCTGAGCGGCAAGCGCACCTTCACGAAGAAGGCGTTCGACGAGAAGACCGAGCAGGTCGTGCAGCTCGTGATTCGCGCATGCGGCGCGGTGTCGCCGAACGCGAAGCCCGAGCGGTGA
- a CDS encoding Zn-dependent hydrolase — protein sequence MNAVSETVKRAAFDTSIKVDGKRLWDSLMEVAKIGATPKGGVCRLALTDLDKAGRDLIVGWAKAAGCTVTVDTMGNVFMRRAGRVADAAPVVTGSHADSQPTGGRFDGIYGVLGGLEVIRSLNDHGIETEHPVEVVIWTNEEGSRFAPAMVASGVFAGVFSLEYGLSRKDVDGKTIGEELARIGYAGDVPCGGRKLHAAFELHIEQGPILEAECKTIGVVTDAQGQRWYEITFTGQEAHAGPTPMPRRRDALLGAARVVDLVNRIGLDHAPFGCATVGMMQVHPNSRNVIPGRVFFTVDFRHPDDAVLAKMDAALRDGVARIAADIGLETELEQIFYYKPVAFDAACVEAVRGAADRFGYSHRNIVSGAGHDACYLAQVAPTSMVFVPCVDGISHNEIEDATPAWIEAGANVLLHAMLSRACEPAS from the coding sequence ATGAATGCGGTATCGGAAACAGTGAAGCGGGCAGCGTTCGACACGTCGATCAAGGTCGACGGGAAGCGGTTGTGGGACAGCCTGATGGAAGTCGCGAAGATCGGCGCAACGCCGAAAGGTGGCGTATGCCGCCTCGCGCTGACCGATCTCGACAAGGCCGGCCGCGACCTGATCGTCGGCTGGGCGAAGGCTGCCGGCTGCACGGTGACGGTCGATACGATGGGCAACGTGTTCATGCGCCGCGCGGGCCGCGTGGCCGACGCGGCGCCGGTCGTCACGGGCTCGCACGCGGATTCGCAGCCGACCGGCGGCCGCTTCGACGGTATCTACGGCGTGCTCGGCGGCCTCGAGGTGATTCGCAGTCTCAACGATCACGGGATCGAGACCGAGCATCCGGTCGAGGTCGTGATCTGGACCAACGAGGAAGGCTCGCGCTTCGCCCCCGCGATGGTCGCGTCCGGCGTGTTCGCCGGCGTTTTTTCGCTCGAATACGGGCTGTCGCGCAAGGACGTGGACGGCAAGACGATCGGCGAGGAACTGGCGCGCATCGGCTACGCGGGCGACGTGCCGTGCGGCGGGCGCAAGCTGCACGCGGCGTTCGAGCTGCATATCGAACAGGGGCCGATTCTCGAAGCGGAATGCAAGACGATCGGCGTCGTGACCGACGCGCAGGGGCAGCGCTGGTACGAGATCACGTTCACCGGCCAGGAAGCGCATGCGGGGCCGACGCCGATGCCGCGTCGCCGCGATGCGTTGCTCGGTGCGGCGCGCGTGGTCGATCTCGTCAACCGGATCGGCCTCGATCACGCGCCGTTCGGCTGCGCGACGGTCGGCATGATGCAGGTTCACCCGAACTCGCGCAACGTGATTCCAGGCCGCGTGTTCTTCACCGTCGACTTCCGGCATCCGGACGACGCCGTGCTCGCGAAGATGGATGCTGCGCTCCGCGACGGTGTCGCGCGCATCGCGGCCGACATCGGGCTCGAAACGGAACTCGAGCAGATCTTCTATTACAAGCCGGTCGCGTTCGATGCCGCGTGCGTCGAAGCCGTGCGTGGCGCGGCCGATCGCTTCGGCTACTCGCATCGCAACATCGTGTCGGGCGCAGGGCACGACGCATGTTATCTGGCTCAGGTCGCGCCGACATCGATGGTGTTCGTGCCGTGTGTCGACGGCATCAGCCACAACGAGATCGAGGACGCGACGCCCGCATGGATCGAAGCCGGCGCAAATGTGTTGCTGCACGCGATGCTGTCGCGCGCATGCGAGCCGGCTTCATGA
- a CDS encoding NAD(P)-dependent oxidoreductase: MTTKPTGDIAAHRLSSTQLSCEFSDIAPLLDPTAAAAAASRCHYCYDAPCVQACPTQIDIPSFIRKIGNGNLKGAATDILSANPLGGMCARVCPTEILCEGACVRNHQDAQPVAIGALQRHATDWAMETGAVQFRRAPETGRHVAVVGAGPAGLACAHRLALAGHRVTLFDARPKAGGLNESGIAAYKTVDDFAQREVEWLLSVGGITLETGVALGRDVTLDALREQHDAVFLAMGLGGVRALAIDGEQLGGVMNAVDFIEQVRQADGLENVPVGRRVVVIGGGNTAIDASVQSRKLGAERVTMVYRRGVEAMSATWAEREFAQKSGVALVTHAKPVRIAGANGQVTGVEFEGASGERFTVDADMVLKAIGQTLAPDGVAAALLTADGTRIAVEADGRTALPDVWAGGDCAATDGVDLTVQAVQDGKRAAASIDAALAARDAKAA; encoded by the coding sequence ATGACCACCAAGCCAACCGGCGATATCGCCGCGCATCGCCTGTCGTCCACGCAACTCTCGTGCGAATTCTCCGATATCGCGCCGCTGCTCGATCCGACCGCCGCCGCAGCCGCCGCGAGCCGCTGCCACTACTGCTACGACGCGCCGTGCGTGCAGGCGTGCCCGACGCAGATCGACATCCCGAGCTTCATCCGCAAGATCGGCAACGGCAACCTGAAAGGCGCCGCGACCGACATCCTCTCCGCGAATCCGCTCGGCGGGATGTGCGCGCGCGTGTGCCCGACCGAGATTCTGTGCGAAGGCGCGTGCGTGCGGAATCACCAGGATGCGCAGCCTGTCGCGATCGGCGCGCTGCAGCGCCATGCGACCGACTGGGCGATGGAAACCGGCGCGGTGCAATTCCGGCGCGCGCCCGAGACGGGCCGCCACGTCGCGGTGGTCGGCGCAGGGCCGGCCGGGCTCGCGTGCGCGCACCGGCTCGCGCTGGCCGGGCATCGCGTCACGCTGTTCGATGCGCGACCGAAGGCCGGCGGCCTCAACGAATCCGGGATCGCCGCGTACAAGACGGTCGACGATTTCGCGCAGCGCGAAGTCGAGTGGCTGCTGTCGGTGGGTGGCATCACGCTGGAAACGGGCGTCGCGCTCGGACGCGACGTGACGCTCGACGCGTTGCGCGAGCAGCACGACGCGGTGTTCCTCGCGATGGGCCTCGGCGGCGTGCGGGCGCTTGCGATCGACGGCGAGCAACTCGGCGGCGTGATGAACGCGGTCGACTTCATCGAACAGGTGCGGCAGGCCGACGGGCTCGAGAACGTGCCGGTCGGGCGGCGCGTGGTCGTGATCGGCGGCGGCAATACGGCCATCGATGCGTCCGTGCAGAGCCGCAAGCTCGGCGCCGAGCGTGTGACGATGGTGTATCGGCGCGGCGTCGAAGCGATGAGCGCGACGTGGGCCGAGCGCGAGTTTGCGCAGAAGAGCGGCGTGGCGCTCGTCACGCACGCGAAGCCCGTACGCATCGCGGGCGCGAACGGGCAGGTGACGGGCGTCGAATTCGAGGGCGCATCGGGCGAGCGTTTCACCGTCGATGCGGACATGGTGCTGAAGGCGATCGGCCAGACGCTGGCGCCTGACGGTGTCGCGGCCGCGTTGCTGACGGCCGACGGCACGCGCATCGCGGTGGAAGCGGACGGGCGCACGGCGCTGCCCGACGTATGGGCCGGCGGCGATTGCGCGGCGACGGACGGCGTCGACCTCACGGTGCAGGCCGTGCAGGACGGCAAGCGCGCGGCCGCGTCGATCGACGCGGCGCTCGCCGCACGCGACGCGAAGGCGGCCTGA